TCAGTTTCATGATGAAATCAGCTCATGTGAATCTTTTGATTTAAACAAGTCTAAGAAATGATATTCCTTGGGAGTGTATTTGGATACAGTATATTCCGTCTTTTTCATTGTGGACACTAGACAGTGGATCTATATATATGCTAGTGAAAATATATCTTTTCAGCAATATAAAACCAGAAGTGTAGACATTACTTTTCATTCCTCTGGAACAGTCTTCATCGACTGATGCAATCTCATCAACATTTGCGGTATCAACTTCATGCACCTCCAAATTGTCCTCTCTAACTGATACCTGCATATCTATCCCGTTGACTTCCCCAGATTGCTTTACTTTCTCTGCGTCCAATGAAAAGAATGCAAGTCAGGAAACACAAATATCTATGCAATAGATAGCTGATAATTGAGAGAAACTTTGTTTAGGATAAAAGTACAGCAGCCTACTTGTCTTATTTTTCTTTCGTTTCTTTGCCTTTTCTGGTTCCCCAATGTCCATAACTCCACTCTCTGCTGCAACTTGGTTGACATCAGCTGCATAAATTATATGTACATCTACTATTAGTGAAACAAAAATATTTATGCAACAGATAGCTGGTAATTGAGAAAAACTTTGTTTAGGATACAAGTACAACAGCCTACctgtcttttttttctttcgtttCTTTGCCTTTTCTGGTTCCCCAATATCCATAACTTCACTCTCTGCTAGAAGTTGGTTGACATCAGCTGCATAAAATATATGCACATCTATTATTAGTGAAAAGAAAATTTCAGGAATTACTATTGGACGATAAAAAAATGGAAAAGGCCATAGTTGCTTGCACAGATGAAAAACTATTTGTCAAGAATAAATGTGAAAAATATCAACATTACTCATCATGATTGAAAGGTAGCACAGCAGACAAAGTGGCAACTCAGAAGCAATCTTACCGTTTAGAGTTTCTTCATCGAGATTTTCATGAAGGATATCATCTGCATCATTGGGCTCAACAGAGCTCTTCCCTTCCTTCaccttccttttcttcttcttcagcttAAGTGTTCCAGCATCATTACTGTCCAATGGACTCTGTACCTCAACAGGACTTTTGCTTTCCTTTAGctgcttcttgctcttcttcttcttgagtTTAGGTGTTCCCTCATCCTCATTGAGAGTCACCAAATTATGAGCCTTGGTACAACAGCTTGTTACTTTGGCATGCTTaattttcttcttttgcttcaCCAATACAATCTTCTTGCTTCCTATATCTAAGAAGCAAAGATAAGAGATAAACCATTATACTACAAGATATAGTTCCATTTCACGCTTTTACAGTAGTTGTCAGCGATAAGTAGGGCCTAATAAATGACTCAAAGAGCTGGAACCAAAAACTTAACAAGCGCTCAGGAAATGAGACGGTCCTCATGCTATTTTTCCGTGCGCATGAGACACCGATGAGTTCGAAGGTTTTCAGAATATTTTTTCTGTCATACCATTCTACGTTTCTACAACCGTGATTGACGATGTACCACTGAATCATTCTCTTACCCTTTGCTGGGGCGATGAATCGGCATTTTTAAGCATACAAACTTCACTTAGGATGAGCTTAACCATTGTTAATTATCCAAAACAAAATGGCAGGGATTGTCAATACCTTCCGCGATAGCATGTCCGGCAGCGCCCTCGCTCTCCACGGCGGCATCTAAAACTCtgtccttcttcttcttgagcTGCTTCCTCTTCACTCCAAGCCCAAGCGCCAGcttcttatcaaccttggaatcccGCGAAGCCTTCTTGTCTACAAAGCAGCAAATTATTGACTTTCGCCTCCCAAATTCGAACAAATTCAATCGAGAAGCAACAGTGTGCCTGCAGAAGGGGGAAATTTCCGCACCTTTGGATTTGCCCATGCCGAGAACAAATCAGCAACGGAGCGTCCACGAGGAAGAACACGAAGAGAATCGGTGGCTATAAGTCCTCGTCGGCGTCGGGCGGAGGCGCCGGCGGCGGCTGCTGGGTGTCGGCGTCCGGGAGGCGGGAGCTGCGAGGCGCGGTAGGGTTTGGGCGTCTCAATGGGTTTCTTTCTACCGGGCTCAACTGCCCACGAGCATTTCTGACAGGTGGGCCTGATTCTATCCAGGCCCGCACTCCAGGGACCAGTGGAGGCACCGGCCCAAAGCCCCTTTTAATAGCGAGCGGCTTGGCGTGCCGAGTCCTCTCCTAAAACCCTAGCTCCACCACCCACCTAAACCCGCGAACTCaccaaggcggcggcggcggcggcgacagcagcAGCGGCGATGGGGAGCGACACGGagacggagaagaagaagacccCGGTGGCGCTGGCGCCCATCGCCAAGCCGCTCGCCGGCAAGAAGCTCTCCAAGAAAACCCTCAAGCTCGTTCGCCGAGGTTCGTGGGATTTTCCCCGTTCCCCTTCTGGCCAAAATCAAGTTTTCCTGGGTTCAGTCGTGACGTGGTTGTTGCCTTTGTGTTTTGCAGCCTCGGAGGCCAAGTGCCTGAAGCGCGGGGTCAAGGAGGTGGTCAAGAGCATCCGCCGTGGGAGCAAAGGGTTGGTATTTCTAGCTCTTCTCGTTTACTGTGTAGTTCCTGCTTGGTAGGAGTAATTAGTGCTCCCTCTgtaagaaatataagagcgttcaggtcactactttagtgatctataAACCCTCTTATATTTCTTTAGAGGGAGTACACTATAGTATGGTATTGTCCTACAGAGCTCTGGGCTTAATTCCTCTGTAAGAAACTTGTTGCTAAGTGTGGTGCGGGTGATACTTGTTAATAGCAATCAACCAAGGGCAGATAACTCTTCCGTGAACCATGTCGGGCATTTATTTGACTTGCTTGCAAGTTGTGTCCTAGTAGTGTAGTCATATAAAACATCCATTATTATGATTACATACATACTGAATGATTTAGTGTGCCGCTCTTGTTGATGATGGGATTGTCCACTTGCCACTATATGAAGTCAGGGACTGCGTGTGTCCTTATTTATGTTAAGCATTCAGTGGCTTGACTTGCATAATGTCATTGACATCTGTTGTTCTGTTTCATGCAGGTTGTGTGTAATTGCCGGAAACATCTCTCCTATCGATGTGATTACACATCTTCCCATACTTTGTGAGGAAGCTAATGTCCCATACATATATGTGACCTCAAAAGAGGTGTGCTGCATTTTCACTCCAATATTTATGTTTAGTTTGTTGTAATCCATGAGTTGTATCTTATCACACATTTGCAATGACTGTGTCTCCTTATAACCTTAACAACCTAAAATCTTCACCAGCAACTAATTGTGTGAACATCGAAAGAATGCCCACGCTATTGAGTTGAAAGCTGTTTGTTTTCTCTACTTTTAGTACCTTGTACAATGTTCCCCTCTCTGGGCACATCACATTCTAAGGAGCACGATGTAGTTGTCTTATAATTTGCTTTTCAAGTGTTCTATTCAATTATCTGTGCTGGGGCTAATGAGAAAAGAAACATCTCTTGACATTTTATTTGTCCACTTTACTATAGCTGAATTAGAACCAGACAGTTTATGTTCTAAATCATATGTTTGCACCTTGCATTCTGTTGAGTCGAAATAGACCTAAGATGGTCGCCTTACCAGCTTATCTATCAGTCTGACGCAGAGGTTCTATATTTGGTTAAAAAATGTTTGATAAGTTGAGTCACCCATTTGCCTCCGCATGCTCTATCATTTGAGATAGCATGCATGTTTTCCTGATGTATGTATTTGTAACTGTATTGCTGTACCAAGCCCACATCAGAGGCCAACATAAATCATTTACAAGCCAACATATGTACTCTCTTGTCCAGCAAAATATATGTCAGCAACCAGTGTGTCTTTATAACCACCTTGGTGTATTTTCCTTGCATTTTAATAAATAACGTGAGTAAACAAGGTAAAAAAATGTTTCTGTGGGAGCATAGCAACTAGGAGCATCATCACATAACCTTTCCCCGCATCCGACACTAATCTATTTTTAACGTCTAATTAGAGCAGGGAATCATTCCAATTAGGAAGTTAAGCTTGCTGCTTTTTATTTCACCAGAATTGGAGCCAGGCTCTATCCGTGCACTTCAATAAATAACGGAGTGAACAAGTTAAAAAAATGTTTCTGTGGGCGCATAGCAACTAAGGAGCGTCACATAGTTGTCTTGTCAATTGCTGATATTTTTCTTCCCAGTATGTTGTCTAATTGAGAAAAAGGCACACCCTTTAAAATCATTTTGCAACAACTCCCTTAGTACCTTACATGGGTCTTATCTCATTAATCTTCCCTATGGCCTGCTCTAAGTTGGGCAGACCAAGATGGTTGCTGGCAGGTCTTAGCATAGGGTTCTTCATTGGGTTTGTATGTTGGTCCATTTTTGTTACCCATTTGCCACAGCACTACTCATGTCTATGGTTTCCTTGAGAAGTCTGTCTTGCGCCTGTACATGGCCCATGTTACATGCAAGCGTGAAACCGTTCCAAGCCTGATGATGTTAAGAAACTTGACACATTTGGAAAGTATAAAATGCATAGTATCAGCTACCAGTTATTTGCCTTCGTATCACCACAAAAGTAGAAGGAATGACAACAAATATGATGGTGAAGCAGAGGAAATGGTCGTCTTATGTTGTGATTATACTTGCACTGATGGATGTCACTGTTGCCTTGAGATTAAGCTAATGTATTGTGGTTACTTCCCTTTAACAGGAGCTTGCGACTGCGGGGACAACCAAGAGGCCCACCTGCTGCGTGTTGGTGATGACCAAGCCAGCCAAGGGGGAGATCACTGAAGAGGTGAAGGAGAAACTGGAATCGGAATACAAGCAGGTTGTAACTGAAGTCGCTGAGGTTACATCTTCTATGTTCTGAGAACATTTCCATAGCCGCGTGGAGAACCATGAACATCTTTCTGTCTATTATGTAGCATGATTTTGTCACCCTATCCTTGCTAGTGATCGACGTGTTTATCATGGAGCTTTAAGCATCTCGAGTCTGGTACTGCGCTGTTCGGTTGGCCATTAGATAAACAAAATAGTGCATTGTTAACTAATATGGGTGAGGAAATCATTATCGTTGATGTTGCATAGATGTGACTACCTGAGCACTCGAGCCATGTTCACTTATGTGGAGTAGCTAATCGTAAAAATATTGAAGTTGAGACTGTCTATTGGTCCTTTCAAAATCCACAGACTTGGTTGCCTGGGACCACTGAGAGCGAGCAATATCTTAGGGTTTTAATATCTAC
The sequence above is a segment of the Aegilops tauschii subsp. strangulata cultivar AL8/78 chromosome 6, Aet v6.0, whole genome shotgun sequence genome. Coding sequences within it:
- the LOC109783459 gene encoding uncharacterized protein yields the protein MGKSKDKKASRDSKVDKKLALGLGVKRKQLKKKKDRVLDAAVESEGAAGHAIAEDIGSKKIVLVKQKKKIKHAKVTSCCTKAHNLVTLNEDEGTPKLKKKKSKKQLKESKSPVEVQSPLDSNDAGTLKLKKKKRKVKEGKSSVEPNDADDILHENLDEETLNADVNQLLAESEVMDIGEPEKAKKRKKKKTADVNQVAAESGVMDIGEPEKAKKRKKNKTKKVKQSGEVNGIDMQVSVREDNLEVHEVDTANVDEIASVDEDCSRGMKKWILEYRQKRPGLKVLQQNIDVFITAHEEQQEREKKEREAAAAEDGWTVVMHHKGRKKTTDAETGTAVGSVSLAAMQEKMAQKKPKEVGRNFYRHQKREAQMSELAMLQSKFEQDKKRIQQLRAQRKFKPYGF
- the LOC109783460 gene encoding H/ACA ribonucleoprotein complex subunit 2-like protein, whose amino-acid sequence is MGSDTETEKKKTPVALAPIAKPLAGKKLSKKTLKLVRRASEAKCLKRGVKEVVKSIRRGSKGLCVIAGNISPIDVITHLPILCEEANVPYIYVTSKEELATAGTTKRPTCCVLVMTKPAKGEITEEVKEKLESEYKQVVTEVAEVTSSMF